One Acidimicrobiales bacterium DNA window includes the following coding sequences:
- a CDS encoding methylaspartate mutase subunit E, translated as MTTTAPLTSARLDEDEFLALRAAVLAQWPTGAEVDLESGLEVLRALPEHKNASLVLARAQDDGRTLVQPRGGVATVEGQVELLVHLQEAGADLLPSTLDSYTRTIRFEEAEAGLLRSLESGESFLNGFPAVNHGVAGCRRVVEAVDRPMIGRPGTPDARLAAEIMFAAGYTDFEGGPLDYLFAYTQSTSPADVIRNWDYIYRLVGWYEERGVPMHQEQYGSITGTLVPPGLAIAVTTLEALLAARQGVRHVGLGYGQEGHLVQDVAALRVAPEIARGYLDRYGFTDVRVGSVFDQWMGAFPADEGAAMGVIGWGAVTAAYGRAVEVITKSPHEAAGVPTKEANASGVRATAQILGMLRSQPFPDTAALEEEMHIIRLEATSVIDRAIELGEGDLAAGICRAIEAGALEIPFSPSRACAGKIMPVRDAEGAVRLWDFGDLPYPAEVKAYHQARVTRRESAEGRSAGYSMLVDDVNAISLGHLVR; from the coding sequence ATGACCACGACGGCACCCCTCACATCCGCCCGGCTCGACGAGGACGAGTTCCTCGCCCTGCGCGCGGCCGTGCTGGCGCAATGGCCCACCGGCGCGGAGGTCGACCTCGAGAGCGGTCTCGAGGTGCTGCGGGCGCTTCCCGAGCACAAGAACGCCTCGCTGGTGCTGGCCAGGGCGCAGGACGACGGCCGCACGCTGGTCCAGCCGCGCGGTGGCGTCGCCACCGTCGAGGGGCAGGTGGAGCTGCTCGTCCACCTGCAGGAGGCGGGGGCGGACCTGCTCCCCAGCACCCTCGACAGCTACACCAGGACGATCCGGTTCGAGGAGGCCGAGGCGGGGCTCCTCCGGAGCCTGGAGAGCGGGGAGTCGTTCCTGAACGGCTTCCCGGCGGTGAACCACGGGGTCGCGGGGTGCCGGCGCGTCGTGGAGGCCGTCGATCGCCCGATGATCGGCCGCCCCGGCACACCGGACGCCCGGCTCGCGGCCGAGATCATGTTCGCCGCCGGGTACACGGACTTCGAGGGCGGCCCGCTCGACTACCTGTTCGCCTACACGCAGAGCACGTCGCCCGCGGACGTGATCCGGAACTGGGACTACATCTACCGCCTGGTCGGCTGGTACGAGGAGCGCGGCGTTCCGATGCACCAGGAGCAGTACGGCTCGATCACCGGAACGCTCGTCCCTCCGGGCCTGGCCATCGCCGTGACCACCCTCGAGGCCCTGCTCGCGGCCCGACAGGGCGTCCGCCACGTCGGCCTCGGGTACGGGCAGGAGGGCCATCTCGTGCAGGACGTCGCGGCGCTCCGCGTCGCGCCGGAGATCGCGCGCGGCTACCTCGACCGGTACGGCTTCACCGACGTGCGCGTCGGCTCGGTGTTCGACCAGTGGATGGGCGCGTTCCCCGCCGACGAGGGCGCGGCGATGGGAGTGATCGGCTGGGGCGCCGTCACGGCCGCCTACGGGCGCGCGGTGGAGGTGATCACGAAGTCGCCGCACGAGGCGGCGGGCGTGCCGACGAAGGAGGCGAACGCCTCGGGCGTGAGGGCGACCGCGCAGATCCTGGGGATGCTCCGAAGCCAGCCGTTCCCCGACACGGCCGCCCTCGAGGAGGAGATGCACATCATCCGGCTCGAGGCGACCTCGGTGATCGACCGGGCGATCGAGCTTGGCGAGGGCGATCTCGCCGCCGGGATCTGTCGGGCCATCGAGGCGGGGGCGCTGGAGATCCCGTTCTCGCCGAGTCGGGCCTGCGCCGGCAAGATCATGCCGGTCCGCGATGCCGAGGGCGCGGTGCGGCTCTGGGACTTCGGCGACCTGCCGTACCCCGCCGAGGTGAAGGCCTATCACCAGGCGCGGGTCACGCGCCGAGAGTCGGCGGAAGGACGGTCTGCCGGCTACTCGATGCTCGTCGACGACGTGAACGCGATCAGCCTCGGCCACCTCGTCCGCTAG
- the glmS gene encoding methylaspartate mutase subunit S: MRLNVIMERDDTAEHETSGSTQALPAPVLVMGVIGADVHVIGNRILDHALREAGFLTENLGIQVTQQDLVDAAIETNAAAILVSSLYGHAELDCEGLRELCQESGIADILLYIGGNLVVGKREFDEVEQLFRGLGFDRVFPPASSPESAIALLRADLGLPVTA, translated from the coding sequence TTGAGACTGAACGTCATCATGGAGCGGGACGACACAGCGGAGCACGAGACGAGCGGGAGCACCCAGGCGCTCCCGGCCCCGGTGCTGGTGATGGGCGTGATCGGCGCCGACGTCCACGTGATCGGCAACCGGATCCTCGACCACGCGCTCCGCGAGGCGGGCTTCCTGACAGAGAACCTCGGCATCCAGGTCACGCAGCAGGACCTCGTCGACGCGGCCATCGAGACGAACGCCGCCGCGATCCTGGTCTCGTCGCTCTACGGGCACGCCGAGCTCGACTGCGAAGGGCTACGGGAGCTCTGCCAGGAGTCCGGCATCGCCGACATCCTCCTCTACATCGGCGGCAACCTCGTGGTCGGAAAGCGCGAGTTCGACGAGGTGGAGCAGCTGTTCCGGGGGCTGGGGTTCGATCGCGTCTTCCCTCCGGCATCGTCACCGGAGTCGGCCATCGCGCTTCTGCGCGCCGACCTCGGCCTGCCGGTCACCGCCTGA
- a CDS encoding alpha/beta hydrolase: MALTEEGLLRVPGLHSRWVRLANGAVAHYVTAGEDGPPIVLLHGGLPGSSGTVGWRFMAPFLAEQGFQVFCPDQPGFGLSDPRPEHWPTRGTLSHVEFLEQFVEAVCLDRFHLAGNSMGCLNTATYAVRYPHRVLSFALIAGMIGDQHPIDLVRHGRIPAPWTGDREAMRRMLGAIVHEQSALTEDLLEMRMRSADRQMGSYNTFRETVLLGQIPEHVKLAITTKDRLDRIGIPAVALWGMDDAAIPVTIGYEVEEALPEVQFFYPENCGHQGQTDQPELFNQVFLEFFRDGLVQRATADRANVSRHRPEVAGRIADQADSAPVPA; this comes from the coding sequence ATGGCGCTGACTGAAGAAGGGCTGCTCAGGGTTCCTGGGCTCCACAGCCGGTGGGTGCGGCTCGCCAACGGTGCGGTCGCCCACTACGTGACCGCGGGTGAGGACGGCCCGCCGATCGTGCTGCTCCACGGGGGCCTGCCCGGGTCCTCCGGCACGGTCGGTTGGCGCTTCATGGCTCCCTTCCTCGCCGAGCAGGGCTTCCAGGTGTTCTGCCCCGATCAGCCGGGGTTCGGTCTGTCCGATCCTCGGCCCGAGCACTGGCCCACCCGAGGCACGCTCAGCCACGTCGAGTTCCTCGAGCAGTTCGTCGAGGCCGTGTGCCTCGACCGCTTCCACCTGGCCGGCAACTCGATGGGGTGCCTGAACACCGCGACCTACGCCGTGCGGTACCCGCACCGGGTCCTCTCCTTCGCGCTGATCGCCGGCATGATCGGCGACCAGCACCCGATCGACCTGGTGCGGCACGGCCGGATCCCCGCCCCGTGGACCGGCGACCGTGAGGCGATGCGGAGGATGCTGGGCGCGATCGTGCACGAGCAGAGCGCCCTCACCGAGGACCTCCTCGAGATGCGGATGCGGTCGGCCGACCGGCAGATGGGCTCGTACAACACCTTCCGCGAGACCGTTCTCCTCGGACAGATCCCGGAGCACGTGAAGCTGGCGATCACCACGAAGGACCGGCTCGACCGCATCGGCATCCCTGCCGTCGCGCTCTGGGGCATGGACGACGCGGCGATCCCCGTCACCATCGGCTACGAGGTCGAGGAAGCGCTGCCCGAGGTGCAGTTCTTCTACCCGGAGAACTGCGGACACCAGGGCCAGACCGATCAACCCGAGCTCTTCAACCAGGTCTTCCTGGAGTTCTTCCGCGACGGCCTGGTCCAGCGGGCCACCGCCGACCGCGCCAACGTGTCGCGGCACCGCCCGGAGGTCGCGGGCCGCATCGCCGACCAGGCGGACAGCGCGCCCGTGCCGGCCTAG
- the glmL gene encoding methylaspartate mutase accessory protein GlmL, translated as MRYALTCDFGSTFTKVRVVSLDDGALVASSQSPTTTSTDLRVGLQRAVDLAGAGYSLDGAHHLAGCSSAAGGLRMVAVGLVPSLTVSAAREAALGAGARLVGTFSHRLTDEDVAAIDQLGCDLILLAGGTDGGDSDVVLHNAERLAQRRVGAAVIYAGNREVTQAATASLSAAGVLTVAVPNVLPNLRELDLEPARVAIRELFLRHIVCAKGMELAADALGGTLVPTPLAVLDAAVLMSGGVATDRGVGDLMVVDVGGATTDVHSVAAGSPVQPGTVWQGIPEPHAKRTVEGDLGLRVNAGGIVDTLTSSLRFHPELEDADEAALSAYADRVSSRTELLPSGRSESTFDRTLAATAVDVAVGRHVGRIRRSLSPHGEVLVQTGKDLSNVRAVVGTGGLFAHQDAGIDVLRRSLARPELEGELRPVDADLLVDGEYVMAAGGLLSSTHPEVALALLRTTQRSGLVGKELG; from the coding sequence ATGCGCTACGCCCTGACCTGCGACTTCGGCAGCACCTTCACGAAGGTGCGCGTGGTCTCCCTCGACGACGGTGCCCTCGTGGCGTCGAGCCAGTCCCCGACGACGACGTCGACCGACCTCCGGGTGGGGCTGCAGCGCGCCGTCGACCTCGCGGGGGCCGGGTACTCCCTCGACGGTGCGCACCACCTCGCCGGGTGCTCGAGCGCAGCCGGTGGTCTGCGCATGGTCGCGGTCGGCCTGGTCCCTTCTCTCACCGTCTCGGCGGCGCGTGAGGCCGCCCTGGGGGCCGGCGCCCGTCTGGTCGGCACGTTCTCCCATCGGCTCACCGATGAGGACGTCGCGGCGATCGACCAGCTGGGGTGCGACCTGATCCTCCTCGCCGGCGGCACCGATGGAGGCGACAGCGACGTCGTCCTGCACAACGCCGAGCGACTGGCCCAGCGCCGCGTCGGGGCCGCCGTGATCTATGCCGGAAACCGTGAGGTGACGCAGGCTGCGACCGCGTCCCTCTCGGCGGCGGGGGTGCTCACCGTCGCCGTGCCCAACGTCCTCCCGAACCTGCGGGAGCTCGATCTCGAGCCGGCGAGGGTGGCGATCCGCGAGCTCTTCCTACGGCACATCGTGTGTGCCAAGGGCATGGAGCTGGCGGCCGACGCCCTCGGCGGGACGTTGGTCCCCACCCCATTGGCCGTCCTCGACGCCGCGGTCCTGATGAGCGGCGGCGTCGCGACCGACCGCGGTGTCGGCGACCTGATGGTCGTCGACGTCGGCGGCGCGACCACCGACGTGCACTCGGTCGCCGCGGGCAGCCCGGTGCAGCCGGGCACGGTCTGGCAGGGCATCCCCGAGCCGCATGCCAAGCGCACGGTCGAAGGCGACCTCGGCCTGCGGGTCAACGCCGGCGGGATCGTGGACACGCTCACCTCGTCGCTGCGGTTCCACCCGGAGCTCGAGGATGCCGACGAGGCGGCGCTCAGCGCCTACGCCGATCGGGTCTCGTCGCGCACCGAGCTCCTGCCGAGCGGGCGGAGCGAGTCGACGTTCGACCGCACGCTCGCGGCGACAGCCGTCGACGTGGCCGTGGGACGTCACGTCGGCCGCATCCGTCGGAGCTTAAGCCCGCATGGGGAGGTGCTCGTGCAGACCGGCAAGGACCTCTCGAACGTGCGGGCGGTGGTCGGCACCGGGGGCCTGTTCGCGCACCAGGACGCCGGCATCGACGTGCTGCGCCGCAGCTTGGCCCGTCCGGAGCTGGAGGGCGAGCTGCGCCCGGTCGACGCCGACCTCCTGGTCGACGGCGAGTACGTGATGGCCGCGGGCGGCCTGCTCTCGTCGACCCATCCCGAGGTCGCGCTGGCCCTGCTGCGGACCACGCAGCGGTCCGGTCTCGTGGGAAAGGAGCTCGGATGA
- a CDS encoding aromatic ring-hydroxylating dioxygenase subunit alpha, with product MSTPYIIDDRETPRFRVHRSTMVDADVLAAERERIFDRCWLYVGHETELKQPNDYIARDVMGRPVIFCRDADGTINVFLNSCTHRGTLLCRERSGNSRFMKCFYHAWSFDTSGALVALPDEEGYGPDFDRDNLGLARPAHLDSYRGFVFVSFASDVVGLREYLAGAADYIDLVCDQAPDGVELLRGSHEYSMAANWKLLIENSMDAYHAGSTHQRYFAMVESAWDDLDDDIVRPTVYASKSAVQYGANLDNGHACGASVAIERGSGGMGRPLPDDAARAEWDAHRERLEAEHGLRRVARMYGSRNLLVFPNLMLLDLVGTVLVRKIEPIRPDYSEVTAWELAPTHESATLRELRLSNFLTFWGPGGLATPDDVEALETCQRGFGTLKELPWSDISRGMRREVPMRSDEYHMRTFWREWNRRMTGVDLPPEPHEVPVEIRDDTGVLESSPT from the coding sequence GTGAGCACGCCCTACATCATCGATGACCGGGAGACGCCACGCTTCCGCGTGCACCGCAGCACGATGGTCGACGCCGACGTGCTGGCCGCCGAGAGGGAGCGGATCTTCGACCGGTGCTGGCTCTACGTCGGCCACGAGACCGAGCTCAAGCAGCCCAACGACTACATCGCCCGCGACGTGATGGGACGCCCCGTCATCTTCTGTCGGGACGCAGACGGCACGATCAACGTGTTCCTCAACTCGTGCACCCATCGAGGGACGCTGCTGTGCCGCGAGCGGAGCGGCAACAGCCGCTTCATGAAGTGCTTCTACCACGCATGGAGCTTCGACACGTCGGGCGCGCTGGTGGCCCTTCCCGACGAGGAGGGGTACGGCCCGGACTTCGACCGCGACAACCTCGGGCTGGCGCGGCCGGCTCACCTCGACAGCTACCGGGGCTTCGTCTTCGTCTCGTTCGCCTCCGACGTCGTCGGACTGCGCGAGTACCTCGCCGGTGCCGCCGACTACATCGATCTGGTGTGCGACCAGGCGCCCGACGGCGTCGAGCTGCTCCGGGGGTCGCACGAGTACTCGATGGCCGCGAACTGGAAGCTGCTCATCGAGAACAGCATGGACGCGTACCACGCGGGCTCGACCCACCAGCGCTACTTCGCCATGGTCGAGTCGGCCTGGGACGACCTCGACGACGACATCGTCCGGCCCACGGTCTACGCCTCCAAGTCGGCGGTCCAGTACGGCGCGAACCTCGACAACGGCCACGCGTGCGGGGCCTCGGTGGCGATCGAGCGGGGCAGCGGCGGCATGGGCCGGCCGCTGCCCGACGACGCGGCCCGGGCCGAGTGGGACGCCCACCGCGAGCGCCTGGAGGCCGAGCACGGGCTGCGCCGGGTGGCCCGCATGTACGGCTCCAGGAACCTCCTGGTCTTCCCCAACCTGATGCTCCTCGACCTGGTGGGGACGGTGCTCGTCCGGAAGATCGAACCGATCCGCCCCGACTACTCCGAGGTGACGGCCTGGGAGCTGGCCCCGACGCACGAGTCGGCGACGCTCCGCGAGCTCCGGCTCAGCAACTTCCTGACGTTCTGGGGTCCGGGTGGCCTGGCCACCCCCGACGACGTCGAGGCACTCGAGACGTGCCAGCGCGGCTTCGGCACCCTCAAGGAGCTGCCGTGGTCGGACATCTCGCGGGGCATGCGGCGAGAGGTGCCCATGCGGTCCGACGAGTACCACATGCGCACGTTCTGGCGCGAGTGGAACCGTCGCATGACGGGTGTCGATCTGCCTCCCGAGCCCCACGAGGTGCCCGTCGAGATCCGGGACGACACGGGCGTGTTGGAAAGCTCGCCGACATGA
- a CDS encoding acyl-CoA dehydrogenase family protein, producing the protein MTLSAEERQDLRQVVRDFARAEVAPRVMEYDAAEQLPLDILERMADLGFYGGTVPPELGGAGLDHVTYAGLIEEISKVDHILGVLMSMPSGLVGGGLLAYGSPDQQDTYLRPLAEGRVFGAAGVTEPQSGSDVAGMETTYRREGDDFVIDGVKTWISNLDIAAFFLTFATIDRSLRHGGVSAFIIPAGTAGVTVRPFKNKLGFRPLSTGELVLDQVRVGPEHLVGEEGDGFKVAMAAVERGRLAVASRAVGLGQACLEGAADYANDRVVFGQPIADYQMVQQKLANAAVEIEAARALVVRCAEALDRGERARLEASMAKLYASDVAQRVATDAVQIHGAYGVSGDLPVSRLYRDAKVFQIVEGANDIHRVLIADYVLGKRSA; encoded by the coding sequence GTGACGCTGAGCGCCGAGGAGAGGCAGGACCTGAGGCAGGTCGTGCGCGACTTCGCCCGAGCCGAGGTCGCCCCACGGGTCATGGAGTACGACGCCGCCGAGCAGCTGCCCCTCGACATCCTGGAGCGCATGGCCGACCTCGGCTTCTACGGCGGCACCGTTCCCCCCGAGCTCGGTGGTGCGGGCCTCGACCACGTCACCTATGCCGGCCTGATCGAGGAGATCTCGAAGGTCGACCACATCCTCGGCGTGCTCATGAGCATGCCGAGCGGCCTCGTCGGCGGCGGCCTGCTGGCCTACGGCTCGCCCGATCAGCAGGACACGTACCTGCGGCCGCTGGCCGAGGGCCGGGTCTTCGGTGCCGCCGGGGTCACCGAACCCCAGTCCGGGTCCGACGTGGCGGGCATGGAGACGACCTATCGCCGTGAGGGCGACGACTTCGTCATCGACGGGGTGAAGACCTGGATCTCGAACCTCGACATCGCCGCGTTCTTCCTCACCTTCGCCACGATCGACCGTTCGTTGCGCCACGGGGGTGTGTCGGCCTTCATCATCCCCGCGGGGACGGCCGGCGTGACCGTGCGCCCGTTCAAGAACAAGCTGGGATTTCGCCCCCTTTCCACCGGGGAGCTCGTGCTCGACCAGGTCCGTGTCGGACCGGAGCACCTGGTGGGAGAGGAGGGCGACGGCTTCAAGGTCGCGATGGCGGCGGTCGAGCGCGGTCGTCTGGCGGTGGCCTCCCGCGCCGTCGGTCTCGGCCAGGCCTGCCTCGAAGGTGCCGCCGACTACGCGAACGACCGTGTGGTGTTCGGCCAGCCGATCGCCGACTACCAGATGGTCCAGCAGAAGCTGGCGAACGCGGCGGTGGAGATCGAGGCGGCTCGGGCGCTGGTGGTCCGCTGCGCCGAGGCCCTCGACCGAGGGGAGCGGGCCCGGCTCGAGGCCAGCATGGCCAAGCTGTACGCGAGCGACGTCGCCCAGCGCGTGGCCACCGATGCCGTGCAGATCCACGGTGCCTACGGGGTCTCCGGTGACCTCCCGGTCAGCCGGCTGTACCGGGACGCCAAGGTGTTCCAGATCGTCGAGGGGGCGAACGACATCCATCGTGTGCTGATCGCCGACTACGTGCTCGGAAAGCGATCCGCCTAG
- a CDS encoding nuclear transport factor 2 family protein, whose amino-acid sequence MALPTPTDQVREAFRGEDDRRMEFLKERIAPDARVHVPDVLPFDDLRGFDGLTTVVGALLERSGNTFEVVYLDVIGGGDIVAVVNSAQAHRGDDHISYNNLWTFRFAGDAIAEVWLTPSVPGTEIVRFFGFGDEG is encoded by the coding sequence ATGGCTCTGCCCACCCCGACCGACCAGGTTCGTGAGGCGTTCCGCGGCGAGGACGACCGCCGCATGGAGTTCCTGAAGGAACGGATCGCGCCCGACGCACGCGTCCACGTCCCGGACGTGCTGCCGTTCGACGACCTGCGTGGCTTCGACGGGCTCACCACCGTCGTCGGCGCCCTGCTCGAGCGGAGCGGCAACACCTTCGAGGTCGTCTACCTCGACGTGATCGGCGGCGGTGACATCGTCGCGGTCGTGAACAGCGCGCAGGCCCACCGGGGCGACGACCACATCAGCTACAACAACCTGTGGACGTTCCGATTCGCCGGTGACGCCATCGCCGAGGTGTGGCTGACACCCTCGGTGCCGGGCACGGAGATCGTCCGCTTCTTCGGCTTCGGCGACGAGGGCTAG
- a CDS encoding SDR family oxidoreductase, which yields MTGASKNIGGSIAAGFAVEGAKVVCNDLDPATAAATAERVAGLGGHAMALPGDVTDEAYVAAAVERTIDEWGRIDVLVNNAVLFNKKGVLDMSHAEFRAQLDVILGGAFLLTKHVAAAMIELGIGGSIVNVLSTAAWQGEPGNIGYSTGKGALINFTRSAAMELAQHGIRVNGFTPTATAITDAAHEARRAESRSSGWTMEFESHLPLGRRPTPEDYVPALVFLASDDSRMMTGTNITVDAGATAKYWPWVPHPD from the coding sequence GTGACCGGTGCCAGCAAGAACATCGGCGGGTCGATCGCCGCCGGCTTCGCCGTCGAGGGCGCGAAGGTCGTGTGCAACGACCTCGATCCGGCGACGGCCGCGGCGACGGCTGAGCGGGTCGCCGGGCTGGGCGGCCACGCGATGGCCCTGCCCGGCGACGTGACCGACGAGGCCTACGTCGCGGCCGCGGTGGAGCGGACGATCGACGAATGGGGTCGGATCGACGTGCTGGTCAACAACGCGGTGCTCTTCAACAAGAAGGGCGTCCTCGACATGAGCCACGCCGAGTTCCGCGCCCAGCTCGACGTGATCCTCGGCGGAGCGTTCCTGCTCACGAAGCACGTCGCCGCAGCGATGATCGAGCTCGGGATCGGCGGGAGCATCGTCAACGTGCTGTCGACCGCGGCATGGCAGGGCGAGCCCGGGAACATCGGGTACTCGACGGGCAAGGGAGCGCTGATCAACTTCACCCGCTCCGCCGCGATGGAGCTCGCGCAGCACGGGATCCGCGTCAACGGCTTCACGCCGACGGCCACGGCGATCACCGACGCGGCCCACGAGGCCCGGCGTGCCGAGTCGAGGAGCAGCGGCTGGACCATGGAGTTCGAGAGCCACCTCCCGCTCGGCCGCCGACCGACACCGGAGGACTACGTGCCGGCGCTGGTCTTCCTCGCCTCCGACGACTCGAGGATGATGACGGGGACGAACATCACCGTCGACGCCGGCGCCACCGCGAAGTACTGGCCCTGGGTGCCCCACCCCGACTGA
- a CDS encoding alpha/beta hydrolase encodes MGLTAEGLVHVDGLLSRWVQLPTGVRAHYVTSGDDGPAVVLLHGGIIGSSGTAGWRLMAPFLGQHGFRVYCPDMPSFGLTEDAAQVYSPGPGGHVDFLHDFTTALGLDRFHLAGNSMGCMNTVNYTVAHPERVVSFVLVAGPVGDTVPGEYLRWFNIQPNGRRPNTRRFDGTEESMRSMLQAILHRPGEIDPDLVAMRTAAANRQREAYQRHLAARDAVATGDAPDLAARLSTAGRLRELTIPGIYLYGRDDGFPVTELGHPQEDALARIQFFYPADCGHQGQTDQPELFNQVFLEFFSTGKVSTATAERAGVSDRRPPNPALVGP; translated from the coding sequence ATGGGTCTGACAGCCGAGGGGCTCGTGCACGTCGACGGCCTGCTCAGCCGCTGGGTGCAGCTGCCGACAGGTGTCCGGGCACACTACGTGACCTCCGGCGACGACGGCCCGGCCGTCGTGCTGCTGCACGGAGGCATCATCGGGTCGTCGGGAACTGCCGGGTGGCGCCTCATGGCACCGTTCCTCGGCCAGCACGGCTTCCGCGTCTACTGCCCGGACATGCCGTCGTTCGGTCTGACGGAGGACGCGGCGCAGGTGTACAGCCCGGGACCGGGTGGGCACGTCGACTTCCTCCACGACTTCACCACCGCGCTCGGGCTCGACCGATTCCACCTCGCGGGCAACTCCATGGGGTGCATGAACACCGTGAACTACACGGTCGCCCATCCCGAGCGCGTCGTGAGCTTCGTCCTGGTCGCCGGTCCCGTCGGCGACACGGTGCCGGGCGAGTACCTCCGGTGGTTCAACATCCAGCCGAACGGTCGGCGACCCAACACCCGTCGGTTCGACGGCACCGAGGAGTCGATGCGGTCCATGCTGCAGGCGATCCTGCACCGTCCGGGGGAGATCGACCCGGATCTGGTGGCGATGCGCACCGCCGCCGCCAACCGCCAGCGCGAGGCCTACCAACGCCACCTGGCCGCTCGCGACGCCGTCGCCACGGGTGACGCGCCCGACCTGGCGGCCCGGCTGTCCACTGCCGGGAGGCTCCGCGAGCTGACGATCCCGGGGATCTACCTCTACGGGCGCGACGACGGGTTCCCGGTCACCGAGCTCGGCCATCCGCAGGAGGACGCCCTCGCGCGCATCCAGTTCTTCTACCCCGCCGACTGCGGTCATCAAGGTCAGACCGACCAGCCGGAGCTGTTCAACCAGGTGTTCCTCGAGTTCTTCAGCACCGGCAAGGTGTCGACCGCGACGGCGGAGCGGGCCGGGGTCTCCGACCGCCGTCCCCCGAACCCGGCTCTCGTCGGTCCCTGA
- a CDS encoding amidohydrolase family protein: MHPPASSTCVVDVHTHFMPLGLPDFAEQHGDPRWPRLVASGSGGGEIRRGPKVFRTVERSCFDIDERLEQMDRFGVDTQVISPVPVTLTYWADGGLADEYARRQNDALADAASRSGGRLLAFAGVALQDPELAIRELERAVTQLDMRGVEIGASVGSDELDAVGLRDFFAAASDLGARLLVHPLEGGAAIGRPGSVLTAFGVGMLTDTTFAATALVFGGVLEELPDLKIVLSHGGGSFCSCFPRLRFRHLLDHPEPELEAAAVDARTRGLFVDSIVFDPFMLGVLRQRFGADHVLLGSDYPFKSWEPPGPDDIFARAVDQRVLEPDDRDQMRGPNALAFLGLAPTER, from the coding sequence ATGCACCCGCCCGCCAGCAGCACCTGCGTCGTCGACGTCCACACGCACTTCATGCCGCTCGGCCTGCCCGACTTCGCCGAGCAACACGGGGACCCACGCTGGCCGCGGCTCGTCGCCTCCGGGTCGGGCGGTGGTGAGATCCGGCGTGGCCCGAAGGTGTTCCGCACGGTCGAGCGGTCGTGCTTCGACATCGACGAGCGGCTCGAGCAGATGGACCGCTTCGGCGTCGACACCCAGGTGATCTCGCCGGTGCCGGTGACGCTGACCTACTGGGCCGACGGTGGGCTCGCCGACGAGTACGCCAGGCGTCAGAACGACGCGCTGGCGGACGCGGCGAGCCGTTCCGGCGGCCGGCTCCTCGCCTTCGCCGGCGTGGCCCTCCAGGACCCCGAGCTGGCGATCCGGGAGCTGGAACGGGCCGTCACCCAGCTCGACATGCGCGGGGTCGAGATCGGCGCGTCGGTCGGCAGCGACGAGCTCGACGCGGTCGGCTTGCGCGACTTCTTCGCCGCCGCGTCCGACCTCGGGGCGAGGCTCCTCGTGCACCCGCTCGAGGGCGGCGCGGCCATCGGCCGGCCAGGCTCGGTGCTCACGGCCTTCGGCGTGGGGATGCTCACCGACACGACCTTCGCAGCCACGGCGTTGGTGTTCGGGGGCGTGCTCGAGGAGCTCCCGGACCTCAAGATCGTCCTCTCGCACGGTGGCGGCAGCTTCTGCTCCTGCTTCCCGCGCCTGCGGTTCCGTCACCTGCTCGACCACCCCGAGCCGGAGCTGGAGGCCGCCGCGGTCGACGCACGCACCCGCGGGCTCTTCGTCGATTCCATCGTGTTCGACCCGTTCATGCTGGGCGTGCTGCGCCAGCGGTTCGGAGCCGACCACGTCCTGCTCGGGTCCGACTACCCGTTCAAGTCCTGGGAGCCGCCGGGCCCGGACGACATCTTCGCCCGAGCCGTGGACCAGCGGGTGCTCGAGCCCGACGATCGTGACCAGATGCGGGGCCCGAACGCGCTGGCGTTCCTCGGCCTGGCTCCGACCGAGAGGTAG